The following are encoded in a window of Pseudomonas graminis genomic DNA:
- a CDS encoding class I SAM-dependent methyltransferase: MTEQHAGSRIRVDSLTSDGQDTAAQWAQRLGLPLADADADFALQVAEDGLQLQQLGDDAPGPVRVDFIEGKAAHRRLFGGGSGQMIAKAVGIQPGVRPRVLDATAGLGKDAFVLASLGCEVSLIERQPIIAALLEDGLARGVRDLEVGGIIAQMRLLTGNSIELIRQWEGEPPQVIYLDPMFPHREKTALVKKEMRLFRPLVGDDMDAPALLEAALALASHRVVVKRPRKAPSIEGAKPSYALDGKSSRYDIYPIKALKIARP; the protein is encoded by the coding sequence ATGACTGAGCAACACGCGGGCAGCCGCATTCGGGTCGACAGCCTGACCTCCGACGGGCAGGACACCGCAGCGCAATGGGCGCAGCGACTGGGTTTGCCGCTGGCCGACGCCGACGCGGATTTCGCCCTGCAAGTGGCCGAAGACGGCCTGCAATTGCAGCAACTGGGTGACGACGCGCCGGGCCCGGTCCGAGTGGATTTCATCGAGGGCAAGGCGGCCCATCGGCGTCTGTTTGGCGGCGGCAGCGGGCAGATGATCGCCAAGGCCGTGGGCATTCAGCCGGGCGTGCGGCCTCGGGTGCTGGATGCCACGGCGGGGCTGGGCAAGGACGCCTTTGTGCTGGCGAGTCTGGGCTGCGAAGTGAGCCTGATCGAGCGGCAGCCGATCATCGCCGCGCTGCTTGAAGACGGCCTGGCGCGTGGGGTGAGGGACCTGGAGGTGGGCGGGATCATCGCGCAGATGCGCCTGTTGACCGGCAATTCCATTGAGCTGATTCGCCAATGGGAAGGCGAGCCGCCCCAGGTCATTTACCTTGATCCGATGTTTCCTCATCGGGAAAAAACCGCGCTGGTGAAAAAGGAAATGCGCCTGTTCCGGCCTCTGGTGGGCGATGACATGGACGCTCCGGCGTTGCTGGAAGCGGCGCTGGCGCTGGCCAGCCACCGCGTCGTGGTCAAACGCCCTCGCAAGGCGCCAAGCATCGAAGGCGCCAAGCCGTCCTACGCGCTGGACGGCAAATCCAGCCGCTACGACATTTACCCGATCAAGGCGTTGAAAATCGCGCGGCCGTGA
- a CDS encoding TetR/AcrR family transcriptional regulator, with translation MTDSTSSTGPGRPKDLAKRQAILEAAKNLFVRNGYANTSMDAVAAEAGVSKLTVYSHFTDKETLFSCAVVARCEEQVPGLFVDVPMGEPVEKVLLGIARGFQTLINSPESIDLHRLMITLGTQGSSLSQVFFEAGPQRILHEMERFLTKLNGTNGLRFESPAGAAGHFLCLIKGVCNFRLLIGTGELPDEQTAEHHVREVVALFLKAYRV, from the coding sequence ATGACTGACTCGACCTCCTCCACCGGACCCGGCCGCCCCAAGGATCTGGCCAAGCGCCAGGCTATTCTCGAAGCCGCCAAAAACCTGTTCGTCCGCAATGGTTACGCCAACACCAGCATGGATGCCGTTGCCGCTGAAGCCGGAGTTTCCAAGCTCACGGTGTACAGCCACTTCACCGACAAGGAGACATTGTTTTCCTGCGCGGTGGTTGCGCGCTGTGAGGAGCAGGTGCCGGGGTTGTTCGTGGATGTGCCGATGGGTGAGCCCGTCGAGAAAGTATTGCTGGGTATTGCCAGAGGATTTCAGACGCTGATCAACAGCCCTGAGTCCATCGATTTGCATCGCCTGATGATCACCCTGGGAACCCAAGGGTCTTCATTGTCTCAAGTATTTTTCGAAGCGGGACCACAGCGCATCCTGCATGAGATGGAACGGTTTCTGACCAAACTGAACGGCACGAACGGTCTGCGCTTCGAATCGCCTGCTGGCGCAGCGGGGCACTTTTTGTGTTTGATCAAAGGGGTGTGCAATTTCAGGCTGCTGATCGGCACCGGCGAACTGCCGGATGAGCAGACCGCGGAGCACCATGTGCGGGAAGTGGTAGCGTTGTTTCTCAAGGCGTATCGGGTTTAG
- a CDS encoding efflux RND transporter periplasmic adaptor subunit — translation MLRDALLLALPVSLMVALSGCGKEAPVTAAVRPAMVVQPLPSAQSMDSYPGEVRARFEPELAFRISGKVSKRLVEEGERVTVNEPLAELDAQDVRLQQDATRAQVAAADANLQTVRSERDRYKTLMDRQMVSKSLYDNAENTYRAADARLRQLKAELTVADNQTGYAVLRASQNGVIARRLVEVGQVVAAGQTVFTLAADGEREVSISLPEQNYGRFKIGDPVSVELWTQREQRFPGRIRELSPAADPRSRTFAARIAFASGKVPAELGQSARVYIQSEHAVPLSVPLSALTAENGVTYVWRLQSDATLKRTPVQVGAYGQETVPVLSGLQASDWVVAAGVHVLHEGEQVRPVDRSNRAVKLAAKE, via the coding sequence ATGCTCCGCGATGCCCTGCTTCTTGCCCTGCCGGTCAGTCTCATGGTGGCACTTTCCGGTTGCGGCAAGGAGGCACCGGTGACCGCCGCAGTGCGGCCTGCCATGGTGGTGCAACCGTTGCCGTCTGCCCAGTCCATGGACAGCTATCCGGGCGAGGTCCGCGCTCGCTTTGAGCCGGAACTTGCTTTCCGCATTTCTGGCAAGGTCAGCAAGCGTCTGGTCGAAGAAGGCGAGCGGGTCACCGTCAATGAGCCGCTGGCCGAGCTCGATGCCCAGGACGTGCGCTTGCAGCAGGACGCCACCCGCGCTCAGGTTGCCGCTGCCGACGCCAACCTGCAGACAGTCCGCTCCGAGCGCGACCGCTACAAAACGCTGATGGACCGGCAGATGGTCAGCAAGTCGCTGTACGACAATGCCGAAAACACCTACCGCGCCGCAGACGCCCGTCTTAGACAGCTCAAGGCTGAATTGACCGTTGCCGACAATCAGACCGGCTACGCCGTGCTTCGTGCGTCGCAAAACGGTGTCATCGCCAGACGATTGGTGGAAGTCGGTCAGGTGGTGGCGGCCGGGCAGACCGTCTTCACTCTGGCCGCTGACGGCGAGCGCGAAGTGTCGATCAGCCTTCCGGAGCAGAATTACGGCCGCTTCAAGATCGGTGATCCGGTTTCCGTCGAACTCTGGACCCAGCGCGAGCAGCGTTTTCCGGGCCGCATCCGTGAGCTCTCGCCCGCTGCCGATCCACGTTCGCGCACCTTCGCCGCGCGCATCGCTTTCGCCAGCGGGAAGGTCCCGGCCGAGCTGGGCCAGAGCGCTCGGGTTTACATCCAGTCCGAACACGCTGTTCCGTTGTCCGTGCCGCTTTCCGCGCTGACCGCCGAAAACGGCGTGACCTATGTCTGGCGTCTGCAAAGCGATGCCACCCTGAAACGCACGCCAGTGCAGGTCGGCGCCTACGGCCAGGAAACCGTGCCGGTGCTCAGCGGCTTGCAGGCCAGCGACTGGGTCGTCGCAGCGGGTGTGCACGTGCTCCACGAGGGCGAGCAGGTGCGCCCGGTCGACCGCAGTAATCGGGCGGTGAAGCTGGCGGCGAAGGAGTAG
- a CDS encoding catalase family protein, whose protein sequence is MSASTLSVTPLPFEPHFEQIPDDEAQTSKELAEAMHSILETTYKDGGHAIRSVHAKAHGLLHGQIHILDNLPPELAQGVFAYPGTLDVKMRFSTNPGDVLDDKVSTPRGLAIKLVGVQGARLPGSEGQVTQDFVMQNAKAFTAATPKDFLKTLKLLAKTTDKVPNMKKALSALFRGLESTVEAMGGESGTLKSLGGHPMTHLLGETYNTVVPFLYGRHYAKLSVVPVSPELTALTDQKVDLNDHPDGLREAVRSHFASKGGVWDVRIQLATDLEKMPIEDASVEWPAELSPFVTVARIEVPLQDSWSEERQQEIDDGMAFSPWHGVVEHRPLGGVMRVRKPSYELSSGFRASHNGCPMHEPR, encoded by the coding sequence ATGAGCGCTTCCACTTTGTCTGTAACCCCATTGCCGTTCGAGCCGCACTTCGAGCAGATACCCGATGACGAGGCTCAGACGAGCAAAGAACTCGCCGAGGCCATGCACAGTATTCTGGAAACCACCTACAAGGATGGCGGCCATGCCATACGCAGCGTGCATGCCAAAGCCCATGGATTGCTGCATGGGCAGATCCACATTCTGGATAATCTGCCGCCCGAGTTGGCGCAGGGTGTCTTCGCCTATCCCGGCACGCTGGACGTGAAGATGCGCTTTTCAACCAATCCCGGGGATGTGCTCGACGACAAAGTGTCAACGCCGCGCGGTCTGGCCATCAAGCTGGTCGGTGTGCAGGGCGCACGCCTGCCGGGCAGTGAAGGGCAGGTTACCCAGGACTTCGTGATGCAGAACGCCAAGGCGTTCACGGCCGCCACGCCGAAGGATTTTCTCAAGACCTTGAAGCTGCTGGCCAAGACCACCGACAAAGTGCCCAACATGAAGAAAGCGCTGTCGGCGTTGTTTCGTGGCCTGGAGTCGACGGTCGAAGCGATGGGCGGGGAGAGTGGCACGCTCAAATCACTGGGCGGGCATCCGATGACCCACTTACTGGGTGAAACCTATAACACTGTGGTGCCGTTTCTTTACGGCCGCCATTACGCCAAGCTGAGCGTGGTGCCTGTCTCCCCCGAGCTCACCGCGTTGACCGACCAGAAGGTGGACCTGAATGACCATCCCGACGGTTTGCGCGAAGCGGTGCGCAGTCACTTCGCGAGCAAGGGAGGGGTGTGGGACGTGCGTATCCAGCTCGCCACCGACCTTGAAAAAATGCCGATTGAAGATGCTTCGGTGGAATGGCCGGCAGAGCTGAGCCCGTTCGTGACCGTGGCCCGTATTGAAGTGCCGCTCCAGGACAGCTGGTCGGAAGAACGCCAGCAGGAAATCGACGACGGCATGGCCTTCAGCCCCTGGCATGGCGTGGTCGAACACCGGCCACTCGGCGGCGTCATGCGGGTTCGCAAGCCGTCCTATGAGCTGTCTTCAGGCTTCCGCGCCAGCCACAACGGCTGCCCGATGCACGAGCCTCGCTGA